The Candidatus Hydrogenedentota bacterium nucleotide sequence ACAACCGCCAGTCGTCCGCCAACTTCACTTTACTGAGGTCAATGGTCCCCAGGAAGTCCGACACCTCGTCCTTCGTGGTGCGCTGTCTGATGTAAGCCTGGAACCCCGGAAGGATGGCGGCCTCGAAGTCTCGGTAGATGGTGGAGAGGTTCAACAGCCGGAAATCATCGGTACCGAAGAAGCGCCGGAGACCCGTTCGCCCGTACTTGCCCAAGAGGTAGATGTCGAACAACTCCTGACAGTGCGGACAGTAGCAGTACTCCGTATTCACGTCACAGAACATGCCATCGTAGCCTGCGCCGGCCAGCTGCCGCACGACGAGGTCCAGGTACTCGCACCACGGAGGCTGGTTGACACAGGGATTGTAGTGAAAGACGTTCGGGGGTGCGCCTCCCAACGGCTCCGGTCCCCGTTGTTGAGACCATAGAGTCGGGTCGGCCTCGGGTCTTGGACCCAGACCAAATTCCCGGTAGTCGTCCCACCGGTCGTAGAAGCGGAAGAAACCAGTTCGTTCCTCCGCATTGCCAAAGAACGCCATCGTATACACGTAGGGAATGAGGCGCGCCACCCCGGCTTCCCGCATGCGTTGGATGATGGTATGGATTCGTTCGACTTCCAGCGGGAGGCGGTCCGGCGGAAGGATATCGTTTGTGTAGAGTTCGTGGCCGTATGCAGGTCCCAGGGCCCCTTTGAATGGAATATGGTAGCCCAGATGGAACAGGTCCGGCGGGCTCTTCTTCAGCTCTTCGAGAAAAGACCCCGTCTCCGGATGGGGCAGATACGAGATGCAATACGTGAAAGGTACGGAAGTCTCAGCCGGCACCGTGATGCCGCCCGCGCTTGGGGGCGTTTCGGGCGCCGCCATCCCCGGCAAGCCGCCGATGAAGACGGCGGCAGCAAGTGACCATCGCATCGGCACGGACCCTCCCGTCAGCAGGCCGCCAACGCGGTCAGAACCATGTCCCTCCGAGGTATCGGACTCGTACCCCCGCTCGCTCCTGAGCCGGCACGACGCCCTTAACGGCGTGGCGATGCCTGCCGGTTCGCTCTGTCGGCCGCCGCGCGACGGGCCAAAAGCTCCCGCACGACGCCGTTAGTATTCTGGGGAGTCACGCCGATGGGCGCGCAATAAACCTCGGGTTCGAAGCGGTGTCGTAAACTCTCGAAGCCGTGCGCGTCAGTAGACACGGTGAATTGGACGCCCGCAGCGGCAAGCGGCTTGATATCGGCAATCAGCGCTGCCCGCATCGCCGGATTCTCCATGCAGCGCGCCTGGCCTTGCGAGATCTCGATATAGACGGGCTTTCCCCGCAGCAATAGCGCCAGTTCATCTTGTTCGCCCGGGCCGAAGAAGCGGTAGTCCTCGGCGGTGAGGCTCGCGGGGTCCTTCCCTGCCTTCCGCGCGTCCTTCTGAACGCGCGAGATGCCGGCCGTGAAAGGGTGAAACACGATCATCGGCACGGGGAATTCCTCTTGGACCTGCAGGATTTGCCGCACCCGCTTCAGAAGCATCTCGCCGGAGGGGGGAGGGTCGCCATTGGACGAAATGTGCCAGCCGATGACCTCGGCAAGACGCATGGCGTCCGGGTCAAGACCTTCGTCCAATTCGCCTTCCCAGATCTCCCAGCCGCGGAACACGGTGACGTCTTTCCGCTTCCGCAGAAGGGCCAAATCGTCCATCAAGACCTGCTTCCCGGCAGCCCCCATGGGATACCATTTGGGAAACTTGTTCTCCGCCAGCCACGCCTCATACTCCTCCGCCGACATGTCGTACAGTTCGCGGTGGTCGAGCGCAATCACGACTTTGCGGCCGTCGGCCACGGCGGCATCGATCCATTGGTCCAAAGGTGCAGTACGCTCGAGTCCGGCATGGAGATGCATATCCATCTCCCGGAGCGCGAACAAAGGCGGCGAAAGGTTCGGCGCCTGCGGCTGCATCGGGTGTGGCTCGAGCTGTTTGCTGACGCCGGCACAGCCCGCGGTAAAGATAAGGAATAGAGTTGTCGAGAGCACAAGACACGTCGAGAGGAACTTTCCAGGACGGTACATACCCGCATCCTCAATCAAACATACGGCCGCTTGCGCCATACGCGGGCACGGGATTCCGTGCAGTTGGCCAGCAATGCCAGTCAGTATTCTAGACCATCCGGATTCCTCAGCGCACCTCGTAGCTCGGAAAGGCGGGCGGGAACCGCCAGGGCGAGATACTCTTACCCATTGACTGGCAAAGACTTATGCGGCATGCGATTCAAGGGATTTGATGAGATTCGCGATGGATATGCCCGGGTGCCCGGATTGCCGAAGCCATCGCCGGCACGCTTCCATTTTAACCTCGTCAGCAGAGGCAAGCCTGGGCGAGGTTCCGTCCCCCGCTGCCCGGGGATGTGAGAAGGGCACTTCACTTTTCTCCATCATCCCGTGTGGCGGCGCGGGAGATCAGAGCCGCGATTGGACGCAGTTGTCCAGATATCCCCGGCCGTGAGCAAAGAATCAAAAAGAAATGCACTACAAAGGCCCTGATTTTGGTAATCTAGACAAGGCGCAATCTTATATGGGGACCCAAGTTCGAATCCGGCCGCCACGATCGAGGGCCGACCTGTGTGCGGCGGAAGAGAGGGGCTGGCATGAACGAAGAACGCGAGAAGACCCAACCCGCGGCCACACTGACCGAGCGTATCATGTCGGTGGATGCCCTCCGCGGGTTTGACATGTTCTGGATCGTCGGCACCGATGAATTGTTCCGCGCGCTCGGCAAGCTCAGTGACTCGCCTGTTGCAAGCTTCTTTGCGCATCAGCTGCATCATGTGCCGTGGGAGGGGTTCGTCTTTTACGATTTGATCTTCCCGCTGTTCGTCTTTCTGGTTGGAATGGGCATCGTGTTCAGCATGGGCAAGTTAATCGAGCGGGAAGGCATGTGGGGCGCGCACATTCGGATCTTCCGCCGCTTCATGCTTCTGTTCCTGCTAGGCGCGTTCCGTGACATGGGCATTGCGAACATGGCACACGAGAGCCCTTTCAGCGGCGTGCTGCAGCGCATCGCCTGGTGCTATCTGTTCACTTCCCTTCTGTATGTTCATGTGAAGCGGAAGGGGCTGGTCATCGCACTGGTCGTCATACTGGCCGGATATTGGGCGTTGTTGACGTTTGTCCCCGCCCCTGGCAGGGAGGAACCGACCTTCGCCAGGAAAGAGAACATCGTCAACTGGTTCGACTACAAGTTCTTGCCGTTTCAAGAGCAGGGGCGGACCTGGGACCCGGAAGGCTTGCTGAGCACCATTCCCGCCGTTGGCTCCTGTATCCTGGGAGTGTTTGCGGGTCTGCTGATAGCAAGTAAAGAGACGCCCCAGGACACAAAAGTGCGTTACTTGCTGGCCTCAGGCGTGGTTCTGACCGTCGCGGGCTACCTTTGGGGTCTGCAGCTTCCCGTAATCAAATCGCTGTGGACCTCCTCCTACGTTCTTGTTGCCGGAGGGTACAGCGCTCTTCTTTTGGGGTTCTTCTACCTCGTGGTCGACGTCTGGAAGTACCGAACGTGGGCGGAGCCGTTCATCTGGATTGGCGCCAATCCCCTCATCATCTACATGGCGACCGAATTTGTCCGCTTCGACAGCATGGGCGAACGGGTCGTGGGAGGGCCGGTTGCCGCCCTGTTCGGCAAATACGGGGAGTTGCTGGTTGTCGCGGCCGGTATTCTCTTTGTGATCTTGTTCGCACGTTTTCTGTACAAGCGGAAGATGTTCCTGCGCGTATAGAGGCCGGCCTCAAATCTGTGGGCGCAAGAGTACTGGCTGCGTCACCCAATCATGATGTCAGAACCAGTCGACCGGAGCTGTTCGTCAAACGCGAACCATCACCGTTGCGCCTGTCTGACGAGAATAAAAATGGCTCAGGGATGACTTTGCGGTAGTATGATTTGCTGAACACCTCGCATCCTGACGTTGCGGGAGGAAATGCCACAAGCATGGACGAAGACTTTGCCATTCAAACGTCCGAGCTCACCAAGTACTACGGAGAACATGCAGCCGTAGCAGGACTCGACCTGTCGGTAGCCTCCGGATGCGCGTTTGGCCTGCTGGGACCTAACGGGGCCGGGAAAAGCACGACGATCCAAATGCTGCTCGGCCTGACATCTCCCACATCGGGACGCGCGACCGTTTTGGGGAAAGACGTGGCGCGAGAGGCCCGCTCGATACGCGCCGAGGCCGGCTACGTGCCGGAACGCCACTATATCTACGCCTGGATGACCGTCGGCGAGGTCATTCGGTTCACGAGAGCGTTCTATGCGACGTGGAACGACGCCCTGTGCGATAGACTGTTGAACAGGTATGACCTGGATACCGGAAAGAAGGTCAAACACCTTTCCCACGGCATGGTGACGAAGCTGGCGTTGCTTCTCGCGCTGGCACACGAACCTCGCATTCTGATCCTTGACGAGCCCACCTCCGGATTAGACCCTTTGATCCGCGAGGAATTCAATGAGAGCATACTCGAACGTATGAAAGAGGACGGGCGAACCGTCCTGTTCTCGAGCCACATCCTCAGCGATGTCGACAAAGTGGCGGACACCATAGGCATCCTCAGCCAGGGGCGGCTGCTGATTACGAGTCCGCGTGCCGAACTCGTCAGACTGACGAAACGCATTGAAGTGACGTTGACGGAGACGCACGGGTCGCCGGTCCCGCCCGCGGGAACGGTTTGGCAATGCCTCCGCGGCAACAACTGGTCGTTGACCGTGCACGGCTTCTCCGACAGCACGATGGAGGAACTTCACGCCAAGAATACGGCCGTACAGAGCCGCGTGCTCGACATGGGCTTGGAGGAGATCTTCAAGGATTTTGTCCGGGGAAACGAGCAACCATGATCCCGTGGCTCATCTGGAAGGATTTGCGCCTGACGGCCCCGGTGCTTCTTGCGGCCGCAATCCTCGGTATAGCTCCCGTATTGTGCATGCTTGCGCTTGCATACACCATGGCGCCGGGTGCGTTCCCGTGGGCCGAGGCGATCCTCGCTGGGGCCCATTTCAGCCAATGGCTCCTGCTGCTGACAGGGGCGCTCCTGGGTGGAAACGCCTTTGCCTCCGAACAAGAAGACGGGTCCTTTCGTTTCCTCATGTCGTTGCCCGCGCGGCCCCAGGACGTCTTGTTCAGCAAAGCGATTGTGACGTTGATTGTTTTCGAGAGCCTATGGATCGCGAACGCGGGCGTTGTGCACGCGATTGTGCCCTTTGGCATGGTGGGCTATCGCGAGAAACTCGTCGGCGCAGCAAGTATGCCCGCAATCGCCTCACTTTCGCTGATGGCATTGGGACTCTCGTGGTTCTGGTCCGCGGTTATGGCCCGGCCCGTCGCGGCGGCCTTGAGCGGACTGCTTTCCTGTGGGCTTCTCTTGCTCGTCTTCCGTGTTTGCGCCGGAGTTTTCATTGCGAATGACAGTACCGCATACGCTGGAGGCTTTCCGCCAATTGCCGCGCTGCTGGGAATTGCCGGCTTCATCCTGGGCAGCGGCTTGTTCCTTCTTCGAGACGGTATGCCGTTTGTCCCCGCGCCGAAGTCATTTGCCCGCTCCGCAACCCGCTGGCGGGAACGGCCTGCCGCCCCAAGCAGCACCGGCTCGCGGCGCCGGGCAGACGCCTTTCATGCGTTGGCGTGGAAGGACTGGCATCTGATGAGGCCGCCGTTCGTGGCAGGCACGGCACTTGTCGTGATGCCTTATGTGTTCGCAGGCTGTTCGGTTCTGTCTGCAAGCGAACCTGCAAAGACATTTGCGCTGGCGAGCACACAGAGTCTCTGGCTGTGTTGCCCGGTCTTCGCTATCTGGGGAGGCTATCTCATCGCGGTTGAGCGAAGAACCCAGACGGACCGCTTTCTCGACGCTCTGCCTATAACACGAGCCCGGGCTGCTGCGAGCAAACTGATTGCGGCGGCGGCCCCGGCCGTGACGATTCTTGGCGTCAACGCAGGCTTGTCCGTGCTTCTTCATAGCGCAGCGTTCCTCCCGGCTCCGCTCGGTGAGCCCGGCAGCTTCTCTGAGATGACATGGTCTCTGCTCTTATGGCAGGAAGCGTCGCTCTTGTTCGCCCTGCCGGCTGTTGGCGCCCCATTGATTTGCTTCGGGGCTGCCTGGCTTGCGTCGGCTCGACTGGCCAAGCCTTTCCTCGGGCTCGCGGTCGGGGCGGCATCCGCGGGCGCGTCGCTGGCGGTCTGGTTGGCTTTCTCCACGATTGTGCAAGAGCGATTGGGGCCGTTTCCCGCCGCGCTGGCTTTCACCGCGGCCGCAGGCCTCATGGCGATAGCGGGCATCGCGTGTGGTTTCAGGCGCCTGACCGCACGAGAGCCGGTCTGAGGCCATGCGCCGGAACGGCGGGAGACAGGCGCAAAAGCGCGTAGAGGAGGTATCAGCGTGAAGCTGCTGCAAGGGCGGGCGGTCTGGGTGGCTGCCGCGATTCTCCTGGGTGTAGTGGCGATGATACTCTTGGCCATAGAGCCCGTAAATGAAGGCCCTGCCGGGGGCCTCAACACGGCGTATTATCCGGAACCCGTGGCGAAATCCGGCTACACCTTGACCAAGGACCGTATCGGCGACCGCGGAATATGGGCCTATGTCCTGTCCGCCGACCCACCCCCTACCCAGCGAAGACCCGCGGTGATTCTGATCCACGGCGGAGGCATGCCGGATGTGATCGCCACCGCGAAACCACAATACAAAGGAGAATGGTTCATCCCACTGTTCGATTACATTCCCTACAGGCTCGCACAATCGGGCATGCTCGTCGTTGCGATTGATGCGTGGTGGGCGGGGGACCGGTACGAACCGGCTCGTGCCGAACTTGCCCAGAGGGACCCGATAGCCGCCTTGATTCATGGTTATGCCGAGACCGCACGCGATGTATCTCAGGTGATCGACCACCTGGCTGGCCGCGAAGACGTCGACCCCGCGAACATCGGAGTAGCCGGCAAGTCCGGCGGCGGGATCATCTCGCTCATGGCGGCCTGCCGGGACGACCGGCTCGAGGCGGTTGTGGCCTGGAAGGCTGGCCCCGATTTCGTCAAACTGACACACTTGCGGGGAGACGGAGTGTTGATGAACAAGGCGCTGAGTGAAAACCCCGGGCTCAGGGAGGAAATTCAACAAGAGGACCCTATCTACTCGTACCAGAACATCCCGCCCAAAGCTCTCGCGCTGATCGGAAACTTCGATGATCCGAGCATGCCCCGGCAGGTAGTCCAGGAACTGTACGAGAAGCTTCGCCCCCTGTACGCCGCCAATCCCGAGAGGCT carries:
- a CDS encoding heparan-alpha-glucosaminide N-acetyltransferase domain-containing protein — protein: MNEEREKTQPAATLTERIMSVDALRGFDMFWIVGTDELFRALGKLSDSPVASFFAHQLHHVPWEGFVFYDLIFPLFVFLVGMGIVFSMGKLIEREGMWGAHIRIFRRFMLLFLLGAFRDMGIANMAHESPFSGVLQRIAWCYLFTSLLYVHVKRKGLVIALVVILAGYWALLTFVPAPGREEPTFARKENIVNWFDYKFLPFQEQGRTWDPEGLLSTIPAVGSCILGVFAGLLIASKETPQDTKVRYLLASGVVLTVAGYLWGLQLPVIKSLWTSSYVLVAGGYSALLLGFFYLVVDVWKYRTWAEPFIWIGANPLIIYMATEFVRFDSMGERVVGGPVAALFGKYGELLVVAAGILFVILFARFLYKRKMFLRV
- a CDS encoding ABC transporter ATP-binding protein, which codes for MDEDFAIQTSELTKYYGEHAAVAGLDLSVASGCAFGLLGPNGAGKSTTIQMLLGLTSPTSGRATVLGKDVAREARSIRAEAGYVPERHYIYAWMTVGEVIRFTRAFYATWNDALCDRLLNRYDLDTGKKVKHLSHGMVTKLALLLALAHEPRILILDEPTSGLDPLIREEFNESILERMKEDGRTVLFSSHILSDVDKVADTIGILSQGRLLITSPRAELVRLTKRIEVTLTETHGSPVPPAGTVWQCLRGNNWSLTVHGFSDSTMEELHAKNTAVQSRVLDMGLEEIFKDFVRGNEQP
- a CDS encoding ABC transporter permease subunit; translated protein: MIPWLIWKDLRLTAPVLLAAAILGIAPVLCMLALAYTMAPGAFPWAEAILAGAHFSQWLLLLTGALLGGNAFASEQEDGSFRFLMSLPARPQDVLFSKAIVTLIVFESLWIANAGVVHAIVPFGMVGYREKLVGAASMPAIASLSLMALGLSWFWSAVMARPVAAALSGLLSCGLLLLVFRVCAGVFIANDSTAYAGGFPPIAALLGIAGFILGSGLFLLRDGMPFVPAPKSFARSATRWRERPAAPSSTGSRRRADAFHALAWKDWHLMRPPFVAGTALVVMPYVFAGCSVLSASEPAKTFALASTQSLWLCCPVFAIWGGYLIAVERRTQTDRFLDALPITRARAAASKLIAAAAPAVTILGVNAGLSVLLHSAAFLPAPLGEPGSFSEMTWSLLLWQEASLLFALPAVGAPLICFGAAWLASARLAKPFLGLAVGAASAGASLAVWLAFSTIVQERLGPFPAALAFTAAAGLMAIAGIACGFRRLTAREPV
- a CDS encoding prolyl oligopeptidase family serine peptidase, translated to MKLLQGRAVWVAAAILLGVVAMILLAIEPVNEGPAGGLNTAYYPEPVAKSGYTLTKDRIGDRGIWAYVLSADPPPTQRRPAVILIHGGGMPDVIATAKPQYKGEWFIPLFDYIPYRLAQSGMLVVAIDAWWAGDRYEPARAELAQRDPIAALIHGYAETARDVSQVIDHLAGREDVDPANIGVAGKSGGGIISLMAACRDDRLEAVVAWKAGPDFVKLTHLRGDGVLMNKALSENPGLREEIQQEDPIYSYQNIPPKALALIGNFDDPSMPRQVVQELYEKLRPLYAANPERLMIKLFETPRPTHDLQRAAFELGCDWLEKSLCARRP